Proteins encoded by one window of Salvia splendens isolate huo1 chromosome 5, SspV2, whole genome shotgun sequence:
- the LOC121803596 gene encoding BTB/POZ domain-containing protein At1g30440-like isoform X2, protein MVRASNLLFVKEIVVCLSFEVGSRFESKSGIRLHCAEMACVKLGSKTDAFQRQGQAWFCTSGLPSDVVVEVEEMSFHLHKFPLLSRSGVMERLVEEASQGEEGCVIKLDIPGGAKTFETVAKFCYGAKLELTAANVVYLRCAAEYLEMTEEYGEGNLISRTESFLDQVVLETWNDSLQALQACDDILSHAEQLGIPRRCIDSLASKPCADRKLLGWPVMEHGDPLQSPAGSLLWNGISTGAQPNSSSSEDWWYDDASVLSFALYKRLILAMQSQGVKPEIIAGSLNSYAKKYLPGLHWSRGPTAPRNHQVGSLSEEDQKLLVEEIDYLLPLEKGLVPSKFLFGLLKTARILRASPLCVSNLEKRIGLQLDQAALEDLLMPTLMYSMETLYDVDCVSRILDHFLAMDQVAASPGSFDEGQLLLTPMTMVAKLIDGYLAEVAPDVNLKPPKFEALAAAVPEYARPLDDGLYRSIDIYLKSHPWLADADRDHLCRLIDCQKLSLEACTHAAQNERLPLRTIIQVLFFEQLQLRTSVAGCMLVSDNLDISGQAPDEEGWTTKAVREKHALKENMDNMRSRVSELEEECWKMREEIRNLGRTKRLSIWGNVAKKLGFKFQMCSAEEGSVCNQKEGNDNSKLRNDKEKKIPTSNV, encoded by the exons ATGGTCCGAGCTTCGAATCTTCTTTTTGTTAAAGAAATAGTTGTTTGTCTCTCTTTCGAAG TTGGATCCAGATTTGAGAGTAAATCTGGAATTAGGTTGCATTGTGCAGAAATGGCTTGTGTGAAGCTGGGATCCAAAACTGATGCTTTTCAGAGGCAAGGACAGGCTTG GTTTTGCACAAGTGGTCTTCCAAGTGACGTGGTTGTCGAAGTTGAGGAAATGTCGTTCCATCTTCACAAG TTTCCATTGCTTTCAAGAAGTGGGGTTATGGAACGCCTCGTTGAGGAGGCATCCCAAGGAGAGGAAGGCTGTGTTATTAAGCTTGACATTCCCGGCGGAGCGAAGACGTTCGAAACAGTAGCCAAATTTTGCTATGGAGCCAAGCTTGAACTCACTGCTGCAAACGTTGTGTATCTCCGCTGTGCAGCTGAGTATCTTGAAATGACCGAAGAGTATGGCGAGGGGAACCTTATCTCTCGAACAGAGAGCTTCCTCGATCAGGTGGTTCTTGAAACCTGGAACGATTCTTTGCAGGCGCTACAGGCCTGTGACGATATCCTCTCCCATGCTGAGCAACTCGGTATCCCAAGACGATGCATTGACTCTTTGGCTTCCAAGCCGTGCGCGGATCGAAAATTGTTGGGATGGCCCGTGATGGAGCATGGGGACCCGTTGCAGAGCCCTGCGGGGAGCTTATTGTGGAACGGGATAAGCACCGGTGCTCAACCGAATAGCTCGAGTTCGGAAGATTGGTGGTATGATGATGCATCTGTTTTAAGTTTTGCACTCTACAAAAGGTTGATTCTGGCCATGCAGTCTCAGGGTGTGAAGCCGGAAATCATTGCCGGCTCCCTCAATTCGTACGCGAAAAAGTACCTACCGGGGTTACACTGGAGTCGTGGCCCCACCGCGCCGAGAAACCATCAGGTGGGATCGCTGTCGGAGGAGGATCAGAAGCTTCTCGTTGAAGAGATCGATTACTTGCTTCCGTTGGAGAAGGGCCTCGTCCCATCAAAGTTCCTCTTCGGTTTGCTCAAAACAGCCAGGATTCTTCGAGCAAGCCCCTTGTGTGTGTCGAATCTCGAGAAACGGATAGGGTTGCAGCTCGATCAGGCGGCGCTCGAGGATCTCCTGATGCCAACCCTCATGTACTCGATGGAGACGCTGTACGATGTTGACTGTGTGTCACGTATTCTTGATCATTTCTTGGCTATGGATCAGGTTGCAGCCTCCCCAGGCTCATTCGACGAAGGCCAGCTGTTGCTCACGCCTATGACGATGGTCGCCAAACTCATCGATGGCTACCTCGCTGAGGTTGCTCCGGATGTCAATCTGAAGCCCCCCAAGTTTGAGGCTCTGGCTGCGGCCGTCCCCGAGTATGCTCGGCCGTTGGACGATGGGCTTTATCGCTCGATCGACATCTATCTGAAG TCGCATCCATGGCTGGCAGATGCCGACAGGGACCACCTATGCCGGCTGATCGACTGCCAGAAGCTCTCGCTGGAAGCTTGCACACACGCAGCTCAGAACGAGCGGCTGCCGCTGAGAACGATCATCCAAGTTCTCTTCTTCGAGCAGCTGCAGCTGAGGACTTCGGTGGCCGGCTGCATGCTCGTGTCGGACAACCTTGACATCTCGGGACAGGCGCCGGATGAGGAGGGCTGGACAACGAAGGCCGTGAGGGAGAAGCACGCGCTGAAGGAGAATATGGATAACATGAGAAGTCGGGTGTCGGAGCTGGAGGAGGAGTGCTGGAAGATGAGGGAGGAGATAAGGAACTTGGGCCGTACGAAGAGATTGAGCATTTGGGGGAATGTGGCGAAGAAGCTGGGCTTCAAGTTCCAGATGTGCAGCGCGGAAGAGGGGTCTGTTTGCAATCAGAAGGAGGGAAATGACAATTCTAAGCTAAGGAATGACAAGGAGAAGAAGATACCAACTTCTAATGTTTaa
- the LOC121803596 gene encoding BTB/POZ domain-containing protein At1g30440-like isoform X3, producing the protein MVRASNLLFVKEIVVCLSFEEMACVKLGSKTDAFQRQGQAWFCTSGLPSDVVVEVEEMSFHLHKFPLLSRSGVMERLVEEASQGEEGCVIKLDIPGGAKTFETVAKFCYGAKLELTAANVVYLRCAAEYLEMTEEYGEGNLISRTESFLDQVVLETWNDSLQALQACDDILSHAEQLGIPRRCIDSLASKPCADRKLLGWPVMEHGDPLQSPAGSLLWNGISTGAQPNSSSSEDWWYDDASVLSFALYKRLILAMQSQGVKPEIIAGSLNSYAKKYLPGLHWSRGPTAPRNHQVGSLSEEDQKLLVEEIDYLLPLEKGLVPSKFLFGLLKTARILRASPLCVSNLEKRIGLQLDQAALEDLLMPTLMYSMETLYDVDCVSRILDHFLAMDQVAASPGSFDEGQLLLTPMTMVAKLIDGYLAEVAPDVNLKPPKFEALAAAVPEYARPLDDGLYRSIDIYLKSHPWLADADRDHLCRLIDCQKLSLEACTHAAQNERLPLRTIIQVLFFEQLQLRTSVAGCMLVSDNLDISGQAPDEEGWTTKAVREKHALKENMDNMRSRVSELEEECWKMREEIRNLGRTKRLSIWGNVAKKLGFKFQMCSAEEGSVCNQKEGNDNSKLRNDKEKKIPTSNV; encoded by the exons ATGGTCCGAGCTTCGAATCTTCTTTTTGTTAAAGAAATAGTTGTTTGTCTCTCTTTCGAAG AAATGGCTTGTGTGAAGCTGGGATCCAAAACTGATGCTTTTCAGAGGCAAGGACAGGCTTG GTTTTGCACAAGTGGTCTTCCAAGTGACGTGGTTGTCGAAGTTGAGGAAATGTCGTTCCATCTTCACAAG TTTCCATTGCTTTCAAGAAGTGGGGTTATGGAACGCCTCGTTGAGGAGGCATCCCAAGGAGAGGAAGGCTGTGTTATTAAGCTTGACATTCCCGGCGGAGCGAAGACGTTCGAAACAGTAGCCAAATTTTGCTATGGAGCCAAGCTTGAACTCACTGCTGCAAACGTTGTGTATCTCCGCTGTGCAGCTGAGTATCTTGAAATGACCGAAGAGTATGGCGAGGGGAACCTTATCTCTCGAACAGAGAGCTTCCTCGATCAGGTGGTTCTTGAAACCTGGAACGATTCTTTGCAGGCGCTACAGGCCTGTGACGATATCCTCTCCCATGCTGAGCAACTCGGTATCCCAAGACGATGCATTGACTCTTTGGCTTCCAAGCCGTGCGCGGATCGAAAATTGTTGGGATGGCCCGTGATGGAGCATGGGGACCCGTTGCAGAGCCCTGCGGGGAGCTTATTGTGGAACGGGATAAGCACCGGTGCTCAACCGAATAGCTCGAGTTCGGAAGATTGGTGGTATGATGATGCATCTGTTTTAAGTTTTGCACTCTACAAAAGGTTGATTCTGGCCATGCAGTCTCAGGGTGTGAAGCCGGAAATCATTGCCGGCTCCCTCAATTCGTACGCGAAAAAGTACCTACCGGGGTTACACTGGAGTCGTGGCCCCACCGCGCCGAGAAACCATCAGGTGGGATCGCTGTCGGAGGAGGATCAGAAGCTTCTCGTTGAAGAGATCGATTACTTGCTTCCGTTGGAGAAGGGCCTCGTCCCATCAAAGTTCCTCTTCGGTTTGCTCAAAACAGCCAGGATTCTTCGAGCAAGCCCCTTGTGTGTGTCGAATCTCGAGAAACGGATAGGGTTGCAGCTCGATCAGGCGGCGCTCGAGGATCTCCTGATGCCAACCCTCATGTACTCGATGGAGACGCTGTACGATGTTGACTGTGTGTCACGTATTCTTGATCATTTCTTGGCTATGGATCAGGTTGCAGCCTCCCCAGGCTCATTCGACGAAGGCCAGCTGTTGCTCACGCCTATGACGATGGTCGCCAAACTCATCGATGGCTACCTCGCTGAGGTTGCTCCGGATGTCAATCTGAAGCCCCCCAAGTTTGAGGCTCTGGCTGCGGCCGTCCCCGAGTATGCTCGGCCGTTGGACGATGGGCTTTATCGCTCGATCGACATCTATCTGAAG TCGCATCCATGGCTGGCAGATGCCGACAGGGACCACCTATGCCGGCTGATCGACTGCCAGAAGCTCTCGCTGGAAGCTTGCACACACGCAGCTCAGAACGAGCGGCTGCCGCTGAGAACGATCATCCAAGTTCTCTTCTTCGAGCAGCTGCAGCTGAGGACTTCGGTGGCCGGCTGCATGCTCGTGTCGGACAACCTTGACATCTCGGGACAGGCGCCGGATGAGGAGGGCTGGACAACGAAGGCCGTGAGGGAGAAGCACGCGCTGAAGGAGAATATGGATAACATGAGAAGTCGGGTGTCGGAGCTGGAGGAGGAGTGCTGGAAGATGAGGGAGGAGATAAGGAACTTGGGCCGTACGAAGAGATTGAGCATTTGGGGGAATGTGGCGAAGAAGCTGGGCTTCAAGTTCCAGATGTGCAGCGCGGAAGAGGGGTCTGTTTGCAATCAGAAGGAGGGAAATGACAATTCTAAGCTAAGGAATGACAAGGAGAAGAAGATACCAACTTCTAATGTTTaa
- the LOC121803596 gene encoding BTB/POZ domain-containing protein At1g30440-like isoform X1: MNWFFYRFVAFLPHFAQIVRCCKFGFFLEAVGSRFESKSGIRLHCAEMACVKLGSKTDAFQRQGQAWFCTSGLPSDVVVEVEEMSFHLHKFPLLSRSGVMERLVEEASQGEEGCVIKLDIPGGAKTFETVAKFCYGAKLELTAANVVYLRCAAEYLEMTEEYGEGNLISRTESFLDQVVLETWNDSLQALQACDDILSHAEQLGIPRRCIDSLASKPCADRKLLGWPVMEHGDPLQSPAGSLLWNGISTGAQPNSSSSEDWWYDDASVLSFALYKRLILAMQSQGVKPEIIAGSLNSYAKKYLPGLHWSRGPTAPRNHQVGSLSEEDQKLLVEEIDYLLPLEKGLVPSKFLFGLLKTARILRASPLCVSNLEKRIGLQLDQAALEDLLMPTLMYSMETLYDVDCVSRILDHFLAMDQVAASPGSFDEGQLLLTPMTMVAKLIDGYLAEVAPDVNLKPPKFEALAAAVPEYARPLDDGLYRSIDIYLKSHPWLADADRDHLCRLIDCQKLSLEACTHAAQNERLPLRTIIQVLFFEQLQLRTSVAGCMLVSDNLDISGQAPDEEGWTTKAVREKHALKENMDNMRSRVSELEEECWKMREEIRNLGRTKRLSIWGNVAKKLGFKFQMCSAEEGSVCNQKEGNDNSKLRNDKEKKIPTSNV; the protein is encoded by the exons atgaattggtTTTTTTACAGATTTGTTGCTTTTTTGCCGCATTTTGCTCAGATAGTCAGATGTTGTAAATTTGGGTTTTTTTTGGAGGCAGTTGGATCCAGATTTGAGAGTAAATCTGGAATTAGGTTGCATTGTGCAGAAATGGCTTGTGTGAAGCTGGGATCCAAAACTGATGCTTTTCAGAGGCAAGGACAGGCTTG GTTTTGCACAAGTGGTCTTCCAAGTGACGTGGTTGTCGAAGTTGAGGAAATGTCGTTCCATCTTCACAAG TTTCCATTGCTTTCAAGAAGTGGGGTTATGGAACGCCTCGTTGAGGAGGCATCCCAAGGAGAGGAAGGCTGTGTTATTAAGCTTGACATTCCCGGCGGAGCGAAGACGTTCGAAACAGTAGCCAAATTTTGCTATGGAGCCAAGCTTGAACTCACTGCTGCAAACGTTGTGTATCTCCGCTGTGCAGCTGAGTATCTTGAAATGACCGAAGAGTATGGCGAGGGGAACCTTATCTCTCGAACAGAGAGCTTCCTCGATCAGGTGGTTCTTGAAACCTGGAACGATTCTTTGCAGGCGCTACAGGCCTGTGACGATATCCTCTCCCATGCTGAGCAACTCGGTATCCCAAGACGATGCATTGACTCTTTGGCTTCCAAGCCGTGCGCGGATCGAAAATTGTTGGGATGGCCCGTGATGGAGCATGGGGACCCGTTGCAGAGCCCTGCGGGGAGCTTATTGTGGAACGGGATAAGCACCGGTGCTCAACCGAATAGCTCGAGTTCGGAAGATTGGTGGTATGATGATGCATCTGTTTTAAGTTTTGCACTCTACAAAAGGTTGATTCTGGCCATGCAGTCTCAGGGTGTGAAGCCGGAAATCATTGCCGGCTCCCTCAATTCGTACGCGAAAAAGTACCTACCGGGGTTACACTGGAGTCGTGGCCCCACCGCGCCGAGAAACCATCAGGTGGGATCGCTGTCGGAGGAGGATCAGAAGCTTCTCGTTGAAGAGATCGATTACTTGCTTCCGTTGGAGAAGGGCCTCGTCCCATCAAAGTTCCTCTTCGGTTTGCTCAAAACAGCCAGGATTCTTCGAGCAAGCCCCTTGTGTGTGTCGAATCTCGAGAAACGGATAGGGTTGCAGCTCGATCAGGCGGCGCTCGAGGATCTCCTGATGCCAACCCTCATGTACTCGATGGAGACGCTGTACGATGTTGACTGTGTGTCACGTATTCTTGATCATTTCTTGGCTATGGATCAGGTTGCAGCCTCCCCAGGCTCATTCGACGAAGGCCAGCTGTTGCTCACGCCTATGACGATGGTCGCCAAACTCATCGATGGCTACCTCGCTGAGGTTGCTCCGGATGTCAATCTGAAGCCCCCCAAGTTTGAGGCTCTGGCTGCGGCCGTCCCCGAGTATGCTCGGCCGTTGGACGATGGGCTTTATCGCTCGATCGACATCTATCTGAAG TCGCATCCATGGCTGGCAGATGCCGACAGGGACCACCTATGCCGGCTGATCGACTGCCAGAAGCTCTCGCTGGAAGCTTGCACACACGCAGCTCAGAACGAGCGGCTGCCGCTGAGAACGATCATCCAAGTTCTCTTCTTCGAGCAGCTGCAGCTGAGGACTTCGGTGGCCGGCTGCATGCTCGTGTCGGACAACCTTGACATCTCGGGACAGGCGCCGGATGAGGAGGGCTGGACAACGAAGGCCGTGAGGGAGAAGCACGCGCTGAAGGAGAATATGGATAACATGAGAAGTCGGGTGTCGGAGCTGGAGGAGGAGTGCTGGAAGATGAGGGAGGAGATAAGGAACTTGGGCCGTACGAAGAGATTGAGCATTTGGGGGAATGTGGCGAAGAAGCTGGGCTTCAAGTTCCAGATGTGCAGCGCGGAAGAGGGGTCTGTTTGCAATCAGAAGGAGGGAAATGACAATTCTAAGCTAAGGAATGACAAGGAGAAGAAGATACCAACTTCTAATGTTTaa
- the LOC121803596 gene encoding BTB/POZ domain-containing protein At1g30440-like isoform X4, producing MACVKLGSKTDAFQRQGQAWFCTSGLPSDVVVEVEEMSFHLHKFPLLSRSGVMERLVEEASQGEEGCVIKLDIPGGAKTFETVAKFCYGAKLELTAANVVYLRCAAEYLEMTEEYGEGNLISRTESFLDQVVLETWNDSLQALQACDDILSHAEQLGIPRRCIDSLASKPCADRKLLGWPVMEHGDPLQSPAGSLLWNGISTGAQPNSSSSEDWWYDDASVLSFALYKRLILAMQSQGVKPEIIAGSLNSYAKKYLPGLHWSRGPTAPRNHQVGSLSEEDQKLLVEEIDYLLPLEKGLVPSKFLFGLLKTARILRASPLCVSNLEKRIGLQLDQAALEDLLMPTLMYSMETLYDVDCVSRILDHFLAMDQVAASPGSFDEGQLLLTPMTMVAKLIDGYLAEVAPDVNLKPPKFEALAAAVPEYARPLDDGLYRSIDIYLKSHPWLADADRDHLCRLIDCQKLSLEACTHAAQNERLPLRTIIQVLFFEQLQLRTSVAGCMLVSDNLDISGQAPDEEGWTTKAVREKHALKENMDNMRSRVSELEEECWKMREEIRNLGRTKRLSIWGNVAKKLGFKFQMCSAEEGSVCNQKEGNDNSKLRNDKEKKIPTSNV from the exons ATGGCTTGTGTGAAGCTGGGATCCAAAACTGATGCTTTTCAGAGGCAAGGACAGGCTTG GTTTTGCACAAGTGGTCTTCCAAGTGACGTGGTTGTCGAAGTTGAGGAAATGTCGTTCCATCTTCACAAG TTTCCATTGCTTTCAAGAAGTGGGGTTATGGAACGCCTCGTTGAGGAGGCATCCCAAGGAGAGGAAGGCTGTGTTATTAAGCTTGACATTCCCGGCGGAGCGAAGACGTTCGAAACAGTAGCCAAATTTTGCTATGGAGCCAAGCTTGAACTCACTGCTGCAAACGTTGTGTATCTCCGCTGTGCAGCTGAGTATCTTGAAATGACCGAAGAGTATGGCGAGGGGAACCTTATCTCTCGAACAGAGAGCTTCCTCGATCAGGTGGTTCTTGAAACCTGGAACGATTCTTTGCAGGCGCTACAGGCCTGTGACGATATCCTCTCCCATGCTGAGCAACTCGGTATCCCAAGACGATGCATTGACTCTTTGGCTTCCAAGCCGTGCGCGGATCGAAAATTGTTGGGATGGCCCGTGATGGAGCATGGGGACCCGTTGCAGAGCCCTGCGGGGAGCTTATTGTGGAACGGGATAAGCACCGGTGCTCAACCGAATAGCTCGAGTTCGGAAGATTGGTGGTATGATGATGCATCTGTTTTAAGTTTTGCACTCTACAAAAGGTTGATTCTGGCCATGCAGTCTCAGGGTGTGAAGCCGGAAATCATTGCCGGCTCCCTCAATTCGTACGCGAAAAAGTACCTACCGGGGTTACACTGGAGTCGTGGCCCCACCGCGCCGAGAAACCATCAGGTGGGATCGCTGTCGGAGGAGGATCAGAAGCTTCTCGTTGAAGAGATCGATTACTTGCTTCCGTTGGAGAAGGGCCTCGTCCCATCAAAGTTCCTCTTCGGTTTGCTCAAAACAGCCAGGATTCTTCGAGCAAGCCCCTTGTGTGTGTCGAATCTCGAGAAACGGATAGGGTTGCAGCTCGATCAGGCGGCGCTCGAGGATCTCCTGATGCCAACCCTCATGTACTCGATGGAGACGCTGTACGATGTTGACTGTGTGTCACGTATTCTTGATCATTTCTTGGCTATGGATCAGGTTGCAGCCTCCCCAGGCTCATTCGACGAAGGCCAGCTGTTGCTCACGCCTATGACGATGGTCGCCAAACTCATCGATGGCTACCTCGCTGAGGTTGCTCCGGATGTCAATCTGAAGCCCCCCAAGTTTGAGGCTCTGGCTGCGGCCGTCCCCGAGTATGCTCGGCCGTTGGACGATGGGCTTTATCGCTCGATCGACATCTATCTGAAG TCGCATCCATGGCTGGCAGATGCCGACAGGGACCACCTATGCCGGCTGATCGACTGCCAGAAGCTCTCGCTGGAAGCTTGCACACACGCAGCTCAGAACGAGCGGCTGCCGCTGAGAACGATCATCCAAGTTCTCTTCTTCGAGCAGCTGCAGCTGAGGACTTCGGTGGCCGGCTGCATGCTCGTGTCGGACAACCTTGACATCTCGGGACAGGCGCCGGATGAGGAGGGCTGGACAACGAAGGCCGTGAGGGAGAAGCACGCGCTGAAGGAGAATATGGATAACATGAGAAGTCGGGTGTCGGAGCTGGAGGAGGAGTGCTGGAAGATGAGGGAGGAGATAAGGAACTTGGGCCGTACGAAGAGATTGAGCATTTGGGGGAATGTGGCGAAGAAGCTGGGCTTCAAGTTCCAGATGTGCAGCGCGGAAGAGGGGTCTGTTTGCAATCAGAAGGAGGGAAATGACAATTCTAAGCTAAGGAATGACAAGGAGAAGAAGATACCAACTTCTAATGTTTaa